From a region of the Thermus caldilimi genome:
- a CDS encoding thiolase family protein: protein MREAVIVSAVRSPVARGKKDGALATLHPVDLSAQVMRQAVERVGLDPQELEDVLWGCAMPEAAQGLNIARLALLRAGFPVEVAGATINRFCSSGLQTVAMAAQAVMTGMADGVLAGGVEMMSQVPMSGYHTRLHPDLTPTEWTPEGYSTYIGMGFTAERVAERFGISREDQDRWALRSHQRAAQAWAEGRFLEVVPIRVPKVRYQGTKKVVEETLFERDETVRPDTSLEALAKLRPAFKKGGTVTAGNASPYSDGAAAVVVMSREKAEALGLKPLARFVTFAVAGVEPDVMGIGPIKAVPKALKRAGLSLDQISLIEFNEAFAAQVLAVMRTLEMPEERTNVNGGAIALGHPLGATGAKLTAQLVTELGRRGGGYGLVTMCIGGGMGAAGIFEVYPA, encoded by the coding sequence ATGCGGGAAGCGGTAATCGTCAGCGCAGTGCGGAGCCCCGTGGCCCGGGGCAAGAAGGATGGGGCCTTAGCCACCTTGCATCCCGTGGACCTCTCCGCCCAAGTGATGCGGCAGGCGGTGGAGCGGGTGGGCCTGGATCCCCAGGAGCTCGAGGACGTCCTCTGGGGTTGCGCCATGCCCGAGGCAGCCCAGGGGCTCAACATCGCCCGCCTGGCCCTTTTAAGGGCGGGTTTTCCCGTGGAAGTGGCGGGGGCCACCATCAACCGCTTTTGCTCCTCTGGCCTTCAGACCGTCGCCATGGCCGCCCAGGCGGTGATGACCGGGATGGCGGATGGGGTCTTGGCGGGGGGTGTGGAGATGATGAGCCAGGTGCCCATGTCGGGCTACCACACCCGCCTCCACCCCGACCTCACCCCCACGGAGTGGACCCCGGAGGGCTACTCCACTTACATCGGCATGGGCTTCACCGCGGAAAGGGTGGCGGAGCGCTTCGGCATCAGCCGGGAGGACCAGGACCGCTGGGCCCTCCGTAGCCACCAAAGGGCGGCCCAGGCCTGGGCGGAGGGGCGCTTCCTCGAGGTGGTGCCCATAAGGGTGCCCAAGGTGCGCTACCAGGGCACCAAGAAGGTGGTGGAGGAAACCCTTTTTGAACGGGACGAAACCGTGCGCCCCGACACCTCCTTGGAGGCCCTGGCCAAGCTCCGGCCCGCCTTCAAGAAGGGGGGCACGGTGACCGCGGGGAACGCCAGCCCCTATTCCGATGGGGCGGCGGCGGTGGTGGTCATGAGCCGGGAGAAGGCGGAGGCTTTGGGCCTAAAGCCCCTCGCCCGCTTCGTCACCTTCGCGGTGGCGGGCGTGGAGCCCGACGTGATGGGCATCGGCCCCATCAAGGCGGTGCCCAAGGCCCTGAAGCGGGCAGGCCTGAGCCTGGACCAGATCAGCCTCATCGAGTTCAACGAGGCCTTCGCCGCCCAGGTGCTGGCGGTGATGCGCACCCTGGAAATGCCCGAGGAGAGGACCAACGTGAACGGCGGGGCCATCGCCCTGGGCCACCCCTTAGGGGCCACGGGAGCCAAGCTCACCGCCCAGCTCGTCACCGAGCTGGGGCGGCGGGGCGGGGGCTATGGCCTCGTCACCATGTGCATCGGCGGCGGCATGGGGGCCGCGGGGATCTTTGAGGTGTATCCGGCGTAA
- the hslO gene encoding Hsp33 family molecular chaperone HslO — MGRILRGLAGEGHLRVVAAETSDVAEEARRRHGLSPTATAALGRAMTGALLLAQLLLKTPKERLTLRLEGTGPLGGLVVEADAQGHVRGYVQNPGAEAPLRADGKLNVGELVGAGVLRVDRSLPNGEVYTSTVPLVSGEIAEDLAHYLWQSEQIPSAVLLGVRVKGEGEVDVAGGVAIQVMPEAPEEVLQRLEANLSGRAGLTPLLKERGLEGALEVLLAGLGFERTDLRALGYALNEIPAHFRCRCSREKALEALVFFTPEEREDMIVKDGGAEVVCHWCGEVYRFSPEEIRSLVAEVRCPDCGTLWLYPKADGTLFRIEGDTCRCGRKVEIPSEKRAQA, encoded by the coding sequence ATGGGAAGGATCCTGAGGGGCCTGGCGGGGGAGGGCCACCTGCGGGTAGTAGCGGCGGAAACTTCGGATGTGGCGGAAGAGGCCCGCAGGCGGCACGGCCTTTCCCCCACGGCCACTGCCGCTCTAGGGCGGGCCATGACGGGTGCGCTTCTTCTGGCCCAGCTCCTCCTCAAAACCCCCAAGGAGCGCCTCACCCTGCGCCTGGAGGGGACCGGGCCTTTGGGGGGACTGGTGGTGGAGGCGGATGCCCAGGGCCACGTGCGGGGCTACGTGCAAAACCCAGGGGCGGAGGCGCCTTTGCGTGCCGACGGCAAGCTCAACGTGGGCGAGCTGGTGGGCGCTGGGGTCTTGCGGGTAGACCGGAGCCTCCCGAATGGGGAGGTCTATACCAGCACGGTGCCTTTGGTTTCCGGGGAGATCGCCGAGGACCTGGCCCACTACCTCTGGCAGTCGGAGCAGATCCCCTCCGCGGTCCTCCTGGGGGTGCGGGTGAAAGGGGAAGGAGAGGTGGATGTGGCGGGGGGCGTGGCGATCCAGGTGATGCCGGAGGCCCCGGAAGAGGTGCTGCAACGCCTGGAGGCCAACCTTTCGGGCCGAGCGGGCCTCACGCCCCTCCTCAAGGAAAGGGGTTTGGAGGGCGCCCTGGAGGTGCTCCTGGCGGGGCTGGGGTTTGAGCGCACGGACCTCCGGGCCCTGGGCTACGCGCTGAACGAGATCCCTGCCCACTTCCGCTGTCGCTGCAGCCGGGAGAAGGCCCTCGAGGCCCTGGTCTTCTTCACCCCGGAGGAACGGGAGGACATGATCGTGAAGGACGGAGGTGCGGAGGTGGTCTGCCACTGGTGCGGCGAGGTCTACCGCTTCTCCCCGGAGGAGATCCGTTCCCTGGTGGCGGAGGTGCGTTGCCCTGACTGCGGCACCCTTTGGCTGTATCCCAAGGCGGACGGCACGCTTTTCCGGATCGAGGGGGATACCTGCCGTTGCGGGCGTAAGGTGGAAATTCCTTCGGAAAAACGAGCCCAGGCCTGA
- a CDS encoding 3-hydroxyacyl-CoA dehydrogenase/enoyl-CoA hydratase family protein: MIKKVGVLGAGTMGSGIAALVVSAGIPVVLLDIPGREDRNELAKRGLERALKAKPAAFMDPDLARYVEIGNTEDDLGKLADCDWVVEAIIEKPEPKRALYERLEAILKPTAIVSSNTSGIPMRVLLEGRSEGFRRRFLGTHFFNPPRYLHLLELIPTPETDPEVLGEIRRFGERILGKGTVLAKDSPGFIANRLGVYGMVQAVRLMEKHGLSIDEVDALTGPLLGRPNSATFRTADLTGLDVLKLVTEELAQATGEDFALPEWVLRLVAEGRLGEKTGAGFYKRVNGEIHTLDHRTLGYAPRAKVDLPELKALRDLPLPERLRGALQLPGKYGAFLRELFARTAHYTLEKAPEIAYDLVSVDQALEWGFGWEEGPFKNMDALGLEGLKALLAEHGLSEPELLGKAQGAFYRNGTYLGFDGAYHPLPKREGVISLKALKSEGKTLLEGKEAALIDLGDGVALLEFRTKMNAIGEGVIRMLQKSLEYVEEKGYVGLVIGNEDPRAFSAGANLALILSLAQEGDWDELALAVRQFQKASMSLRYSPFPVVVAPFGLTLGGGAEFTLHADAVQAHAELYMGLVEAGVGLLPAGGGTKEMLFRFTQELEPYEEADPFEAVKRAFNLIALAKTSTSALEAKKLGFLRDRDRISMNRDFLIADAKRRVLDLAPDYRPPLPPRIRVLGSEALGNLRYAVWAFREAGEITDHDMRIGLEIAHVLSGGEGAPREVSEWDLLDLEREAFLKLLGTRKTQERIAHTLKTGKPLRN, translated from the coding sequence ATGATTAAGAAGGTAGGCGTGTTGGGCGCGGGAACCATGGGGAGCGGGATTGCCGCCTTGGTGGTGAGCGCTGGGATCCCGGTGGTCCTGTTGGACATCCCGGGCAGGGAGGACCGCAACGAGCTGGCCAAAAGAGGCCTGGAGAGGGCCTTGAAGGCCAAGCCCGCAGCCTTCATGGACCCCGATCTGGCCCGCTATGTGGAAATCGGCAACACCGAGGATGATCTGGGAAAGCTCGCCGACTGCGACTGGGTGGTGGAGGCTATCATCGAGAAGCCCGAGCCCAAGCGGGCCCTTTACGAGCGCCTCGAGGCGATCCTAAAACCCACGGCCATCGTGAGCTCCAACACCAGCGGCATCCCCATGCGGGTGCTCCTGGAGGGGCGCTCGGAAGGCTTCCGCAGGCGCTTTTTGGGCACCCACTTCTTCAACCCGCCCCGCTACCTGCACCTCTTGGAGCTGATCCCTACCCCTGAAACCGACCCGGAGGTCCTAGGGGAAATCCGCCGCTTCGGCGAGCGCATCCTGGGCAAGGGCACGGTCCTGGCCAAAGATTCCCCCGGCTTCATCGCCAACCGGCTTGGGGTTTACGGCATGGTGCAGGCGGTGCGCCTTATGGAAAAGCACGGCCTCAGCATCGACGAGGTGGACGCCCTCACGGGGCCCCTCCTGGGCCGCCCCAACTCCGCCACCTTCCGCACCGCCGACCTCACGGGATTGGACGTGCTGAAGCTGGTGACGGAGGAGCTGGCCCAGGCCACCGGGGAGGACTTCGCCCTGCCCGAGTGGGTCCTGCGCCTGGTGGCGGAAGGCCGGCTTGGCGAAAAGACGGGTGCGGGGTTTTACAAACGGGTAAACGGGGAGATCCACACCCTGGACCACCGCACCCTGGGGTACGCGCCCCGGGCCAAGGTGGACCTGCCCGAGCTCAAGGCCCTTCGGGACCTGCCCCTCCCTGAGCGGCTGCGGGGGGCTTTGCAGCTTCCCGGAAAGTACGGGGCCTTCCTCAGGGAGCTTTTCGCCCGCACCGCCCACTACACCCTGGAGAAGGCCCCTGAGATCGCCTACGACCTGGTCTCCGTGGACCAGGCCCTGGAGTGGGGCTTCGGCTGGGAGGAAGGGCCCTTCAAGAACATGGACGCCCTGGGCCTCGAGGGCCTTAAGGCCCTGCTTGCCGAACACGGCCTTTCCGAGCCCGAGCTTTTGGGCAAGGCTCAGGGGGCCTTCTACCGGAACGGCACCTACCTGGGCTTTGACGGAGCCTACCACCCCCTGCCCAAGCGGGAAGGGGTGATCTCCCTGAAAGCCCTCAAGTCCGAGGGCAAGACCCTGCTGGAGGGCAAGGAGGCGGCCCTCATCGACCTTGGGGATGGGGTGGCCCTTTTGGAGTTCCGCACCAAGATGAACGCCATCGGGGAGGGCGTGATCCGCATGCTCCAGAAAAGCCTGGAGTACGTGGAGGAAAAGGGCTATGTGGGCCTCGTCATCGGCAACGAGGACCCGAGGGCCTTCTCCGCCGGGGCCAACCTGGCCTTGATCCTCTCCCTGGCCCAGGAGGGGGACTGGGACGAGCTGGCCTTGGCGGTGCGGCAGTTCCAGAAGGCCTCCATGTCCCTCCGCTATAGCCCCTTCCCGGTGGTGGTGGCCCCCTTCGGGCTTACCCTGGGGGGCGGGGCGGAGTTCACCCTTCACGCCGACGCGGTCCAGGCCCACGCGGAGCTCTACATGGGCCTGGTGGAGGCGGGGGTGGGGCTTTTGCCCGCAGGAGGCGGCACCAAGGAAATGCTCTTCCGCTTTACCCAGGAGCTTGAGCCTTACGAGGAGGCGGATCCCTTTGAGGCGGTGAAGAGGGCCTTCAACCTCATCGCCCTGGCCAAGACCTCCACCAGCGCCCTCGAGGCCAAGAAGCTGGGCTTCCTCCGCGATCGGGACCGGATCAGCATGAACCGGGATTTCCTCATCGCCGACGCCAAGCGTCGGGTTCTGGATCTTGCCCCGGACTACCGCCCGCCCCTTCCCCCCAGGATTCGCGTCCTGGGTAGCGAGGCCTTGGGCAACCTGCGCTATGCGGTCTGGGCCTTCCGGGAGGCGGGGGAGATCACGGACCACGATATGCGCATCGGCCTGGAGATCGCCCACGTCCTTTCGGGTGGGGAAGGGGCGCCTAGGGAGGTTTCCGAGTGGGACCTTTTGGACCTGGAACGGGAGGCCTTCTTGAAGCTCCTCGGCACCCGTAAGACCCAGGAGCGCATCGCCCACACCCTGAAGACGGGCAAGCCCCTTAGGAACTAA
- the mfd gene encoding transcription-repair coupling factor: MEIALERYYGHRLALPQVVAALLFARERPPALLLAPEERVRRYRDLLAFGVPVYLNPGLEAWEERALFVLSYEEALAPFPEDPEAWRLVLEVGRSYPRGELLDRLLRMGYARDEDYRVLGEVLELSGVRLEFFGEELERLLVEGEERKRHILLPKPGKAEAFTSRKLLHFPGPVYLDTPALAPKEIWSLLRGRQVVALGNGVEFPPLDLGVRPLPPYRGSLKALEKDLARWLGEGRRVSLFVAHERTLDYLKRRLALFHPQVPERFPGSKGQLSLFKGAFEGGAEWGEEVFLTEALVFATGAVRARLRVGEGLTDPGALSPGDFLIHPDHGVGQYLGLETREVLGVKRDYLVLRYKGEGKLYLPVEQLPLLKRHPGTTDDPPELSSLGKGEWQRLKEKARKDVEELAARLLILQAKRKATPGRVFPPLPEWDPLIEKGFPYELTPDQGQALEEVMRDLEAPHPMDRLVSGDVGFGKTEIALRAAHRVVGHGAQVAFLVPTTLLAEQHGKTFRERFAGLPVRIGVLSRFTPEKEEKSILEGLEKGTLDIVIGTHRLLQSDVRFKDLGLLIVDEEHRFGVAQKERIRELKAEVDTLYLSATPIPRTLYSALVGLKDLSSIKTPPPGRKPIRTFLAPFDPLLVREAILLELERGGKVFYVYDRVASIEARRRYLENLVPEARIGVVHGQMPEGLIEETMLLFAEGAYDVLLATTIIESGLDVGEANTILIERADRLGLATLYQLRGRVGRREQEAYAYLFHPSRLTEAAEKRLSAIADLSDLGSGHLLAEKDMEIRGVGNLLGSEQHGHIRVLSLEVYAELLEEAIRKLRGEAKEERRHVTLDLGVSARLPVEYVPSLEARSRYYGQLAEARSLAEVSRIARELKDRYGLLPEEAENFLALARLRLVAERKGVVSIAEDLAHLQVIFPRWPLDYDARALRQLPFRVELTQYPPGFRLEKKGLKPRDYPEALLQALYLFADR, from the coding sequence ATGGAGATCGCCCTGGAACGGTATTACGGGCACCGCTTGGCCCTGCCCCAGGTGGTGGCGGCCTTGCTCTTTGCTCGGGAGAGGCCCCCGGCCCTCCTTCTGGCCCCAGAGGAGCGCGTGAGGCGCTACCGGGATCTTTTGGCCTTTGGCGTGCCGGTTTACCTAAACCCAGGCCTCGAGGCCTGGGAGGAGCGGGCCCTCTTCGTCCTCTCCTACGAGGAAGCCTTAGCCCCCTTCCCCGAGGACCCCGAGGCCTGGCGCCTGGTCCTGGAGGTGGGGCGGAGCTATCCTCGAGGGGAGCTACTGGACCGCCTCCTGCGCATGGGGTATGCCCGGGATGAGGATTACCGGGTGCTGGGGGAAGTGCTGGAGCTTTCCGGGGTCCGGCTGGAGTTCTTCGGAGAAGAGCTAGAGAGGCTTTTGGTGGAGGGAGAGGAACGCAAGCGACACATCCTTCTACCCAAGCCGGGCAAGGCCGAAGCCTTTACCTCCAGAAAACTCCTCCACTTTCCTGGCCCCGTGTACCTGGACACCCCAGCCCTGGCCCCCAAGGAGATCTGGTCCCTGTTAAGGGGGCGTCAGGTGGTGGCCTTGGGGAACGGGGTGGAGTTTCCTCCCTTGGACCTGGGGGTGAGGCCCCTCCCCCCGTACAGGGGAAGCCTTAAAGCCCTGGAAAAGGACCTTGCCCGTTGGCTTGGGGAAGGGAGGCGGGTGAGCCTCTTCGTGGCCCACGAACGCACCCTGGACTACCTAAAAAGGCGGCTTGCCCTCTTTCATCCCCAGGTACCCGAGCGGTTTCCGGGTTCCAAAGGCCAGCTTTCCCTTTTCAAGGGAGCCTTTGAGGGGGGGGCGGAGTGGGGGGAAGAGGTTTTCCTCACCGAGGCCTTGGTCTTTGCCACCGGAGCGGTGCGGGCCAGGTTGCGGGTGGGGGAGGGGCTTACCGACCCCGGGGCTCTTTCCCCTGGGGATTTCCTCATCCACCCTGACCACGGCGTGGGCCAGTACCTGGGCTTGGAAACCCGGGAGGTCCTGGGAGTTAAGCGGGACTACCTGGTCCTCCGCTACAAGGGGGAGGGAAAGCTTTACCTTCCGGTGGAGCAGCTACCCCTTCTCAAGCGCCATCCCGGTACCACGGATGATCCGCCGGAGCTTTCCTCCCTAGGCAAAGGGGAGTGGCAAAGGCTTAAGGAGAAGGCCAGGAAGGATGTGGAGGAGTTGGCGGCACGGCTTCTCATCCTTCAGGCCAAGCGGAAGGCTACCCCGGGCCGGGTCTTCCCCCCCTTGCCGGAGTGGGACCCTTTAATAGAAAAGGGTTTCCCCTACGAGCTCACCCCGGATCAGGGACAAGCCTTAGAAGAGGTGATGCGGGATCTGGAGGCTCCCCATCCCATGGACCGCTTGGTTTCGGGGGATGTGGGCTTCGGCAAGACGGAGATCGCCCTCCGGGCTGCCCACCGGGTGGTGGGGCACGGGGCCCAGGTGGCCTTTTTGGTGCCCACCACCCTCTTGGCGGAGCAGCATGGCAAGACCTTCCGGGAGCGGTTTGCCGGGCTTCCCGTGCGCATCGGGGTGCTTTCCCGTTTTACCCCCGAGAAAGAGGAGAAGTCCATCCTGGAGGGCTTGGAAAAGGGCACCCTGGACATCGTCATCGGCACCCACCGTCTTCTCCAGTCCGACGTGCGCTTTAAGGATCTTGGGCTTTTGATTGTGGACGAGGAGCACCGCTTCGGAGTGGCGCAGAAGGAGCGGATCCGGGAGCTGAAGGCCGAAGTGGATACCCTTTACCTCTCCGCCACGCCCATCCCCCGTACCCTTTATTCCGCCCTCGTGGGCCTGAAGGACTTATCCAGTATCAAGACCCCACCCCCAGGCCGGAAGCCCATTCGCACCTTCCTTGCTCCCTTTGACCCCCTTTTGGTACGGGAGGCCATCCTCTTGGAACTGGAAAGGGGAGGCAAGGTGTTTTACGTGTACGACCGGGTGGCCTCCATTGAGGCGAGAAGGCGGTACCTGGAGAACCTGGTGCCCGAGGCCCGGATCGGGGTGGTCCACGGGCAGATGCCCGAAGGGCTGATTGAGGAGACCATGCTCCTCTTCGCCGAGGGGGCTTACGACGTCCTGTTGGCCACTACCATCATTGAATCGGGCCTGGATGTGGGCGAGGCCAACACCATCCTCATTGAGCGGGCGGACCGTCTGGGCCTGGCCACCTTGTACCAGCTCCGGGGCCGGGTGGGGCGGCGGGAGCAGGAGGCCTACGCCTACCTCTTCCATCCTTCCAGGCTCACCGAGGCGGCGGAAAAGCGCCTTAGCGCCATCGCTGATCTTTCCGACCTGGGAAGCGGCCATCTCCTGGCGGAGAAGGATATGGAAATACGAGGGGTAGGGAACCTCCTTGGCTCGGAACAGCACGGGCACATTCGGGTGCTATCCCTCGAGGTGTACGCGGAGCTTCTGGAGGAGGCCATTCGCAAGCTTAGGGGCGAGGCCAAAGAGGAGCGGAGGCACGTCACCCTGGACCTAGGGGTTTCCGCCCGGCTTCCCGTGGAGTACGTGCCGAGCCTCGAGGCCCGTAGCCGCTACTATGGCCAACTGGCTGAGGCCAGGAGCTTGGCGGAGGTTTCCCGCATCGCCAGGGAGCTCAAGGACCGGTATGGCCTCCTTCCCGAAGAGGCGGAGAACTTCCTGGCCCTGGCCCGGCTCCGCCTAGTAGCGGAGCGGAAAGGGGTGGTCTCCATCGCCGAGGATCTTGCCCACCTCCAGGTGATCTTCCCCCGCTGGCCCTTAGATTACGATGCCCGGGCCCTGAGGCAACTGCCTTTCCGGGTAGAGCTCACCCAGTACCCTCCGGGCTTCCGCCTGGAGAAAAAAGGTTTGAAGCCCCGGGATTACCCCGAGGCTTTGCTCCAGGCCCTCTACCTCTTTGCGGATCGCTAG
- the cysS gene encoding cysteine--tRNA ligase: MGLRIYDTLQRAKVDFIPATPGHVGIYVCGPTVYSDPHLGHARGPIVYDVLRRYFLHMGYKVRFVSNITDVGHLTDDADQGEDKIERRAKLERLEPMEVAEKYTWSYFDAITALNVLRPSIAPRASGHIPEQIELTERLLKLGFAYERKGSVYFRVRAFPEYGKLSGKRLEELRAGARVEVREEKEDPLDFALWKAAEPGHLMRWKSPWGEGYPGWHIECTAMSLKYLGEGFDIHAGGIDLQFPHHECEIAQAEAAGYRFARHWMHHNHVLLAGEKMAKSTGNLVLLHDLLKAHEPMALRFYLLQTHYRSPMDFTWEGLEAAKRGYTRLLQAYREVRERRRAAAPGTTPELERALDALERSFFQAIEDDLSTPEALAAFFSFLPELYRLLPEARAESLKRAQDTFHSLGEDLLGLFPERVLEERVSGPLLEGLVALLLELREEARRAKDYAKSDLIRERLKALGVVVEDTKEGPKWRLEMA; the protein is encoded by the coding sequence ATGGGCCTGCGCATATACGATACCCTGCAGCGCGCGAAGGTGGACTTCATCCCCGCCACCCCGGGGCACGTGGGCATCTACGTGTGCGGCCCCACCGTCTACTCCGACCCCCACTTGGGCCACGCCCGGGGGCCCATCGTTTACGATGTCCTGCGCCGCTACTTCTTGCACATGGGCTACAAGGTGCGCTTCGTTTCCAACATCACCGACGTGGGCCACCTCACCGACGACGCCGACCAGGGGGAGGACAAGATTGAGCGCCGGGCCAAGCTGGAAAGGCTCGAACCCATGGAGGTGGCGGAGAAGTACACTTGGAGCTACTTTGATGCCATCACCGCCCTAAACGTGCTCCGGCCCTCCATCGCCCCTAGGGCCAGCGGCCACATCCCCGAGCAGATTGAGCTCACGGAAAGGCTCCTAAAGCTCGGCTTCGCCTACGAGCGCAAGGGCAGCGTCTACTTCCGGGTACGGGCCTTCCCCGAGTACGGGAAGCTTTCCGGCAAGCGCCTGGAGGAGCTTCGGGCCGGGGCCCGGGTGGAGGTGCGGGAGGAGAAGGAAGACCCCCTAGACTTCGCCCTCTGGAAGGCTGCCGAACCCGGCCACCTCATGCGCTGGAAGAGCCCCTGGGGGGAAGGCTACCCCGGCTGGCACATCGAGTGCACCGCCATGAGCCTAAAGTACCTGGGGGAAGGGTTTGACATCCACGCCGGGGGCATAGACCTTCAGTTTCCCCACCACGAGTGCGAGATCGCCCAGGCGGAAGCGGCCGGCTACCGCTTCGCCCGCCACTGGATGCACCACAACCACGTGCTCCTGGCAGGGGAAAAGATGGCCAAGAGCACGGGGAACCTGGTCCTCCTCCACGACCTCCTTAAGGCCCACGAGCCCATGGCCCTGCGGTTTTACCTCCTCCAGACCCACTACCGGAGCCCCATGGACTTCACCTGGGAGGGCCTCGAGGCCGCCAAGCGGGGCTACACCCGCCTCCTGCAGGCCTACCGGGAGGTGCGGGAAAGGCGGCGCGCCGCGGCCCCCGGAACCACCCCCGAGCTGGAGCGGGCCCTGGACGCCTTGGAGCGGAGCTTTTTCCAGGCGATAGAGGACGACCTCTCCACCCCCGAGGCCCTGGCCGCCTTCTTCTCCTTCCTCCCCGAACTCTACCGCCTTCTGCCCGAGGCCAGGGCAGAAAGCCTAAAGCGGGCCCAAGATACCTTCCACAGCCTTGGGGAGGACCTCTTAGGCCTCTTCCCCGAGAGGGTCCTGGAGGAGCGGGTTTCTGGCCCCCTCCTGGAAGGCCTCGTCGCCCTCCTCCTGGAGCTCCGCGAGGAGGCCCGGCGGGCCAAGGACTACGCCAAGAGCGACCTGATCCGGGAGCGGCTAAAGGCCCTGGGAGTGGTGGTGGAGGACACCAAGGAAGGCCCTAAGTGGCGTCTAGAGATGGCCTAA
- a CDS encoding acyl-CoA dehydrogenase family protein: MTEEKKLWQKGGGWLLEVPERVYTPEDFDESVKEIARTTRTFVEKEVLPLLERMEHGELELNVPLMRKAGELGLLGIDVPEEYGGLDLPKVISTVVAEELSGSGGFSVTYGAHTSIGTLPLVYFGTEEQKRKYLPKLASGEWIAAYCLTEPGSGSDALSAKTRATLSEDGRHYLLNGVKQWISNAGFAQLFTVFAKVDGEHFTAFLVERDTPGLSFGPEEKKMGIKASSTRQVILEDAKVPVENVLGEIGKGHKIAFNVLNVGRYKLGAGAVGGAKRALELSAKYAKERHQFGRPIGSFGLIKQKLGEMASRIYAAESAVYRTVGLIDEALEGKKGPEAVMAGIEEYAVEASIIKVLGSEVLDYVVDEGVQIHGGYGYSQEYPIERAYRDARINRIFEGTNEINRLLIPGMLLRRALKGQLPLFQAAMRLQKELLEPSFEEPEDLELHQVGNLKKLALMVAGLAAQKYGQKVEEEQEVLGAVADILIDAYAAESALLRARRLGGVAGAMARLYLLQALDRAQAGALSVLPRLVEGDEARVVYSAARRLTKHEPVDLVALRREVAEAVLEAEGYPISR; the protein is encoded by the coding sequence ATGACCGAGGAGAAGAAGCTTTGGCAAAAGGGCGGCGGCTGGCTTTTGGAGGTGCCCGAAAGGGTCTACACCCCCGAGGACTTTGACGAGAGCGTCAAGGAGATCGCCCGCACCACCCGCACCTTTGTGGAGAAGGAAGTGCTCCCCCTTCTGGAGCGCATGGAGCACGGGGAGCTGGAGCTCAACGTGCCCCTCATGCGGAAGGCGGGGGAGCTTGGGCTCCTGGGGATCGATGTGCCCGAGGAGTACGGGGGTCTGGACCTTCCCAAGGTGATCTCCACGGTGGTGGCGGAGGAGCTTTCCGGCTCGGGGGGCTTTTCCGTCACCTACGGGGCCCACACCTCCATCGGCACCCTGCCTTTGGTCTACTTCGGCACCGAGGAGCAGAAGCGGAAGTACCTTCCCAAGCTGGCGAGCGGGGAGTGGATCGCCGCCTACTGCCTCACCGAGCCGGGTTCGGGCTCGGACGCCCTTTCCGCCAAGACCCGGGCCACCCTTTCCGAAGACGGCCGGCACTACCTCCTGAACGGGGTCAAGCAGTGGATCTCTAACGCCGGCTTTGCCCAGCTCTTCACCGTTTTCGCCAAGGTGGATGGGGAGCACTTCACCGCCTTTCTGGTGGAGCGGGATACTCCCGGGCTCTCCTTCGGCCCCGAGGAGAAGAAGATGGGCATCAAGGCCTCCAGCACCCGCCAGGTGATCCTCGAGGACGCCAAGGTCCCCGTGGAAAACGTCCTGGGGGAGATTGGCAAGGGGCACAAGATCGCCTTCAACGTCCTCAACGTGGGCCGGTACAAGCTGGGGGCGGGGGCGGTGGGCGGGGCCAAAAGGGCCCTGGAGCTTTCCGCCAAGTACGCCAAGGAGCGGCACCAGTTCGGCCGCCCCATCGGGAGCTTCGGCCTCATAAAGCAGAAGCTCGGGGAGATGGCCTCCCGCATCTACGCCGCGGAAAGCGCCGTCTACCGCACCGTGGGCCTTATCGACGAGGCCCTTGAGGGCAAGAAGGGGCCTGAGGCGGTGATGGCGGGGATCGAGGAGTATGCGGTGGAGGCCAGCATCATCAAGGTGCTGGGCTCGGAGGTCCTGGACTACGTGGTGGACGAGGGGGTGCAGATCCACGGGGGCTACGGCTACTCCCAGGAGTACCCCATTGAGCGGGCCTACCGGGATGCCCGCATCAACCGCATCTTTGAGGGCACCAACGAGATCAACCGCCTCCTCATCCCCGGCATGCTCCTGAGGCGGGCCCTCAAGGGGCAGCTACCCCTCTTCCAGGCGGCCATGCGGTTGCAGAAGGAGCTTCTGGAGCCCAGCTTTGAGGAGCCCGAGGACCTGGAGCTCCACCAGGTCGGAAACCTCAAGAAGCTCGCCCTCATGGTGGCGGGCCTGGCGGCCCAGAAGTACGGGCAGAAGGTGGAGGAGGAGCAGGAGGTCCTGGGGGCGGTGGCGGATATCCTGATCGACGCCTACGCTGCGGAAAGCGCCCTCCTCCGCGCCCGGAGGCTTGGCGGCGTGGCCGGGGCCATGGCCCGCCTCTACCTCCTCCAGGCCCTGGACCGGGCCCAGGCGGGGGCGCTTTCCGTGCTTCCCCGCCTGGTGGAGGGGGATGAGGCCCGGGTGGTCTACTCCGCGGCCCGCAGGCTCACCAAGCATGAGCCCGTGGACCTGGTGGCCTTAAGGCGGGAGGTGGCGGAGGCGGTCCTCGAGGCCGAGGGCTACCCCATCTCCCGCTAG